The DNA region CGGCAACTCTGTAACTTTTAATGCCTAAAGTACtatatacaatttttagttTTAAATCAGGAGTATCTTTTCCTTGCTTCtctattaatatctttttcaaaAGAGGAGGAAAGTCAGTTGTTCGTGGCATGAGTCTTAGCTCCGGTACTTtagtttcatttatatattttgcctCTTGATCCTTGGGAATCAACACGTAATCTGGTTTATAGGTTGCTCCATCCATCTGTACTAGCGTAGGAGATTTTTGACCTCTGAAAACTTTTTCCACCAATACCATCACTTTCCGTGGGTCCTAAACGATGCAAGTctattttcaataatctatCTATATCATTAGATTGacaaacataataataaaaaaaatgtacatgtatatgtttTGAAGTATCTGGTAGGGCAACAACTTTCATTATCCTCATGTAAGATGCTTCAGGATATTTTTGTTGAGCACTTCGTATTACGATTCTACCTACGCCATGGTTCTTCAAATTTCCTAATATCTCCCATAGTGGTTTGCCCTTAAAGGTATGTGTCCGACCAATATATTTTATCACCATTGTTGTTTTGATTAATTTCTCCTTCACAGAGATGAGGTTAGGTTTCTGTCTCTGTGTTCCATCGGTCAATGTTACACCACGTAGCGGTAAGTTTAGGaattatattcaattttataccGAAGTTGATGAAATCGATACATGTAAAAAGATTTGTTTTCGCAatttttcttgaatttttcaGTGCAGTACATATGTAATGAAAATAGTattaatctaaaaaatatagtCTAAAATTATTGTCACGAAACTTTTAATGTAATTTCAGTTTAATCGTCGAAGATGTAAATTTGCAATAACAAAGATTAAAGCGTTAAATATGATTACATAGTATTTATTAGAGTTGCGTAACaaagaaattgcaaataaaatgcAGTACTAAACGATCCGAATGTACTTCGAATCACGTTCAACGAAAAGAATGAATACTATTGTATCTGACGCAAGATTATCGATCAATACAAAAgaataattagaattaatttacTTAACAATCTACACATTCttataatacattataaatattacatattataaaatcGTCGAGTCTCTGTGTTATAAACGATGAACAACGATGTTGTATTATTATTGGGATATAGAgcgtaaatgaaaatgaaataaaacgaaaatcgAATTAAGCAATATAAATAATCATAGCGTCGAGGTAGCGAATGATTTCTATCGTGATGCATTAATAACGATTGATAATTTGTTGAATCCAATCGAGATAATAGGAAAC from Bombus terrestris chromosome 14, iyBomTerr1.2, whole genome shotgun sequence includes:
- the LOC125384654 gene encoding uncharacterized protein LOC125384654, which codes for MVIKYIGRTHTFKGKPLWEILGNLKNHGVGRIVIRSAQQKYPEASYMRIMKVVALPDTSKHIHDPRKVMVLVEKVFRGQKSPTLVQMDGATYKPDYVLIPKDQEAKYINETKVPELRLMPRTTDFPPLLKKILIEKQGKDTPDLKLKIVYSTLGIKSYRVAEEDETPTVDIKVGLGNPVSPCLYNNTKQKDAS